From the genome of Vibrio navarrensis, one region includes:
- a CDS encoding universal stress protein, with protein sequence MYRQILVPVDLNDKGFSDKAVELAVWHARQANAELHLLNVLPGIHMSMVSTYFPKDAAQKMKQDVAQQLKAFASEHIAEDVVYKVHVAEGKPYATILDYAEKLGADLIIMPSHKRSKIDKVVLGSVASKVVENSPINVLVVKPQG encoded by the coding sequence ATGTACAGACAAATTCTTGTTCCTGTTGATTTAAATGACAAAGGCTTTTCAGATAAAGCGGTCGAACTGGCGGTATGGCACGCTCGCCAAGCCAATGCCGAACTGCATCTTCTCAATGTGTTACCGGGAATCCATATGTCGATGGTCTCGACGTATTTTCCCAAAGATGCGGCACAGAAAATGAAACAAGATGTAGCGCAGCAGTTGAAAGCATTTGCTAGCGAGCACATCGCTGAAGATGTGGTATACAAGGTACACGTTGCCGAAGGCAAACCATATGCAACCATTCTCGATTATGCAGAAAAACTCGGTGCGGACTTGATTATCATGCCGAGTCATAAACGTTCGAAGATCGACAAAGTGGTCCTCGGCTCTGTGGCGAGCAAAGTGGTCGAAAACTCGCCAATCAATGTCTTAGTCGTCAAACCGCAAGGCTGA
- a CDS encoding TRAP transporter permease, translating into MTANQTTSQDVQEMVAQADTGARNPNGLPGQILWFVPLCWSLFQLWYASPLPFIFNFAILNDTQARAVHLTFAVFLAFTAYPALKSSPRDRIPLVDWLLALAGSFSAAYIYIFYTELASRSGAPTTFDIIASVTGMVLLLEATRRALGPPLMLVAAVFLLYTFAGPYMPEVIAHKGASLNKAMSHLWLTTEGVFGVALGVSTSFVFLFVLFGAMLERAGAGAYFIKVAFSLLGHMRGGPAKAAVVASGLSGLVSGSSIANVVTTGTFTIPLMKRVGFPGTKAGAVEVAASTNGQLTPPIMGAAAFLMVEYVGISYVEVIKAAILPALISYIALIYIVHLEACKAGMTGLPRRHNPTLLQSLLSFTGTIVALCVISAAVYYGIGWTKDVFGAAATPIVMTALLMSYVLLLKVSANHSKDGAIEIDAELTEVPDPGPTIKSGLHFLLPIVVLVWCLTVERFSPGLSAFWATVFMIFILITQRPLTAWLTKSDDLTEQTKAGFVDLAESLVSGARNMIGIGVATAAAGTVVGVVTLTGIGLVMTDFVEFISGGSVIMMLVFTAVISLILGMGLPTTANYIVVSTLMAPVIVTLGAQHGLIIPLIAVHLFVFYFGILADDTPPVGLAAFAAAAIAKSDPIRTGIQGFAYDIRTAILPFMFVFNTQLLLMGIDTWWHLALTIFSSITAMLIFSAATQGWWFTKNKWWETLLLLILTFSFFRPGFWWDMLYPAKVLSPGVEVTQITAALNVGQSLELRVAGENLTGEHVEKTVQLPFADDAITAEERLSSMGLSLIEKDGKMLVDMVEFGSPAEASGIDFDWEIQSVVQEADRPMKEWVFAPCLLILLLLATNQKRRARKEQMSA; encoded by the coding sequence ATGACGGCGAACCAAACTACGTCACAAGATGTGCAAGAAATGGTGGCACAAGCCGATACTGGCGCACGGAATCCGAATGGATTACCGGGACAAATTCTCTGGTTTGTCCCACTTTGCTGGTCACTGTTCCAGCTTTGGTATGCTTCGCCGCTGCCATTTATTTTTAATTTCGCTATTCTCAACGATACTCAGGCCCGAGCGGTTCACCTAACCTTTGCTGTTTTTCTCGCTTTTACCGCCTATCCGGCCTTAAAAAGCTCGCCACGCGATCGCATTCCTCTAGTTGACTGGTTGCTGGCGTTGGCGGGCAGCTTCTCTGCCGCGTACATCTACATTTTTTATACCGAGCTGGCAAGCCGCTCAGGAGCACCAACGACATTCGACATTATCGCATCAGTAACGGGCATGGTTTTGCTACTTGAGGCGACACGCCGAGCATTGGGTCCACCGTTGATGTTAGTCGCTGCCGTCTTTCTGCTTTACACTTTTGCTGGTCCTTACATGCCGGAAGTGATAGCCCATAAAGGCGCTAGCCTCAATAAGGCGATGTCTCACCTGTGGCTCACCACCGAAGGGGTCTTTGGTGTTGCACTTGGGGTATCGACCTCGTTCGTTTTCCTCTTTGTGCTGTTTGGCGCCATGCTAGAGCGCGCAGGGGCGGGTGCTTACTTTATTAAAGTGGCCTTTTCACTGCTCGGACACATGCGCGGCGGTCCAGCGAAAGCAGCAGTGGTCGCTTCGGGTTTGTCTGGCTTAGTTTCCGGCTCATCTATCGCCAACGTAGTGACCACTGGCACGTTCACCATTCCTTTGATGAAACGAGTAGGCTTTCCGGGTACCAAAGCCGGCGCAGTGGAAGTCGCTGCTTCAACCAACGGCCAACTTACTCCCCCGATTATGGGCGCGGCTGCGTTTTTGATGGTGGAATACGTTGGCATCTCTTATGTCGAAGTGATCAAAGCCGCCATCTTGCCTGCACTGATTTCTTACATCGCTCTGATATACATTGTTCACTTAGAAGCGTGCAAGGCAGGCATGACTGGCCTCCCACGTCGCCACAACCCAACTCTTTTACAAAGCCTGCTGTCGTTTACTGGCACGATTGTCGCCTTATGCGTCATAAGCGCTGCGGTCTACTACGGTATTGGCTGGACGAAAGATGTGTTTGGCGCGGCGGCAACACCGATTGTCATGACAGCGTTACTGATGTCATACGTTTTACTGCTCAAAGTATCAGCCAACCACAGCAAAGATGGTGCTATCGAGATCGACGCAGAGCTGACCGAAGTACCCGATCCCGGTCCAACCATCAAATCGGGGTTACATTTCCTTTTGCCTATCGTCGTACTAGTGTGGTGTTTAACGGTTGAGCGCTTTTCACCGGGTCTGTCTGCATTTTGGGCAACGGTGTTTATGATTTTCATCTTGATCACCCAGCGTCCACTAACAGCGTGGCTAACTAAGAGTGACGATCTCACTGAGCAAACCAAAGCGGGCTTTGTCGATCTTGCAGAAAGCTTGGTCTCTGGCGCGCGTAACATGATCGGCATTGGCGTTGCCACAGCGGCCGCAGGTACAGTAGTTGGCGTTGTGACCCTGACGGGTATCGGTTTAGTGATGACCGACTTTGTCGAGTTTATCTCCGGCGGCAGCGTGATCATGATGCTTGTCTTTACCGCAGTGATCAGTTTGATCCTCGGTATGGGGCTGCCCACCACGGCCAACTACATCGTGGTATCAACCTTGATGGCTCCCGTGATAGTCACACTCGGTGCGCAGCACGGTTTGATCATTCCACTGATTGCCGTTCACCTGTTCGTGTTCTACTTTGGCATTTTGGCCGACGATACGCCACCGGTCGGCTTAGCCGCATTTGCTGCCGCGGCAATCGCCAAATCCGATCCAATCCGTACGGGTATTCAAGGTTTTGCCTACGATATCCGCACCGCCATCTTGCCGTTTATGTTTGTGTTTAACACTCAACTGCTGTTGATGGGAATTGATACTTGGTGGCATTTGGCTTTGACCATCTTCTCCTCCATCACCGCGATGTTGATCTTTTCTGCGGCAACTCAAGGTTGGTGGTTTACCAAGAACAAATGGTGGGAAACTTTGCTCCTGCTAATACTGACCTTCTCGTTTTTCCGTCCTGGCTTCTGGTGGGATATGTTGTATCCCGCCAAAGTTCTTTCACCGGGAGTTGAGGTAACGCAAATCACGGCCGCACTGAATGTAGGACAATCGCTCGAACTTCGTGTTGCCGGCGAAAACCTGACTGGAGAACATGTCGAGAAAACCGTGCAACTGCCTTTTGCTGACGATGCCATCACAGCAGAAGAACGACTCAGTTCAATGGGTCTCTCTCTGATAGAGAAAGACGGGAAAATGCTGGTCGATATGGTCGAATTTGGCAGCCCAGCAGAAGCCTCTGGTATCGACTTCGATTGGGAGATTCAATCGGTGGTACAAGAGGCGGATCGGCCAATGAAAGAGTGGGTTTTCGCCCCTTGTTTGCTGATACTGCTACTGCTGGCCACCAACCAAAAACGCCGTGCTCGCAAGGAACAGATGAGCGCTTAA
- a CDS encoding TAXI family TRAP transporter solute-binding subunit, whose amino-acid sequence MALKKLVKVGAIAAAVMGAGAVNAQEFITIGTGSVTGVYYPTGGAICKLVNKGRKDHNIRCSVESTGGSGYNVNTIRAGELDFGVVQSDSQYNGYNGLGEFSEFGPYKKLRAVFSLHTEPFNIIVRSDSGIEGLKDLAGKRVNIGNPGSGDRATMGVVMNAMGWTNESFKLASELKGSERSQALCDNKIDAFIYMVGHPNGSIKEATTSCDAKLISATGPQIDKLVADNPYYTYTTVPADMYRGTNTDVKSFGVAATLVTSADVSDAVAYNVAKAVFEDFDTFKRLHPAFANLKKEDMVKAGISIPLHPGAVKYYKEVGLLK is encoded by the coding sequence ATGGCATTAAAAAAACTTGTTAAAGTGGGTGCTATCGCCGCTGCTGTAATGGGTGCTGGTGCAGTAAACGCTCAAGAATTCATCACCATTGGGACAGGCTCAGTGACTGGGGTTTACTACCCAACGGGTGGTGCAATTTGTAAGCTGGTAAACAAAGGACGTAAAGATCACAATATCCGTTGTTCTGTCGAATCAACGGGGGGATCAGGTTATAACGTCAATACCATTCGTGCTGGCGAGCTCGATTTTGGCGTCGTACAGTCAGACTCTCAGTACAACGGTTACAACGGCCTTGGTGAGTTTTCCGAGTTCGGCCCTTACAAAAAGCTGCGCGCTGTTTTTTCTCTGCACACAGAACCGTTCAACATCATCGTTCGCTCTGACTCTGGTATTGAGGGCTTGAAAGATTTGGCGGGTAAACGCGTGAACATTGGTAACCCAGGTTCGGGTGACCGTGCCACTATGGGCGTGGTAATGAACGCTATGGGCTGGACCAATGAAAGCTTCAAACTGGCATCAGAGTTGAAAGGTTCTGAACGTTCACAAGCTCTGTGCGACAACAAGATCGATGCCTTCATCTACATGGTTGGTCACCCAAATGGCTCTATCAAAGAAGCCACGACGTCTTGCGATGCCAAGCTGATTTCGGCCACGGGCCCACAGATCGACAAGCTGGTTGCGGACAATCCGTACTACACTTACACCACAGTCCCAGCCGATATGTATCGTGGCACCAACACCGACGTGAAAAGCTTTGGTGTAGCGGCAACACTGGTGACATCAGCGGACGTATCCGATGCCGTTGCTTATAATGTGGCCAAAGCCGTATTTGAAGACTTTGATACCTTCAAGCGCCTTCACCCAGCATTCGCCAATCTGAAGAAAGAAGATATGGTGAAAGCGGGGATTTCTATCCCTCTACATCCAGGCGCAGTGAAATACTATAAAGAAGTGGGACTTCTGAAGTAA
- the argR gene encoding transcriptional regulator ArgR: MRNSEKQDNLVRAFKALLKEERFGSQGEIVDALRDEGFDNINQSKVSRMLTKFGAVRTRNAKMEMVYCLPAELGVPTVSSSLRELVLDVDYNQALVVIHTGPGAAQLIARLLDSLGKSEGILGVVAGDDTIFITPTLSITTEQLFNSVCDLFEYAG; the protein is encoded by the coding sequence ATGCGCAATTCAGAAAAACAAGATAATCTCGTCCGTGCTTTTAAAGCTTTATTGAAAGAAGAACGCTTTGGCTCTCAAGGCGAGATTGTTGATGCCCTCAGAGATGAAGGTTTTGATAACATCAACCAGTCCAAAGTTTCTCGCATGCTGACCAAATTTGGCGCGGTGCGCACACGCAATGCCAAAATGGAGATGGTCTACTGTTTGCCGGCTGAACTAGGCGTTCCTACCGTCAGCAGCTCGCTACGTGAGTTAGTGTTGGATGTCGACTACAACCAAGCCTTGGTCGTTATCCATACAGGCCCTGGCGCAGCGCAGTTAATCGCACGCCTTTTGGACTCACTGGGCAAGTCGGAAGGCATTTTGGGCGTGGTGGCCGGAGACGACACCATCTTCATCACGCCGACCTTGAGCATTACCACAGAGCAGCTATTTAATTCCGTCTGCGACCTGTTTGAATACGCAGGTTAA
- the mdh gene encoding malate dehydrogenase, which yields MKVAVIGAAGGIGQALALLLKNRLPAGSDLALYDIAPVTPGVAADLSHIPTPVSIKGYAGEDPTPALEGADVVLISAGVARKPGMDRADLFNVNAGIVKALAERIAVVCPTACVGIITNPVNTTVPIAAEVLKKAGVYDKRKLFGVTTLDVIRSETFVAELKGKNPNEVRVPVIGGHSGVTILPLLSQVEGVEFTDEEVAALTKRIQNAGTEVVEAKAGGGSATLSMGQAACRFGLALVKALQGEEVVEYAYVEGNGEHTSFFAQPVKLGKNGVEEILPYGELSAFEQAALDGMLDTLQGDIQIGVDFVK from the coding sequence ATGAAAGTAGCTGTTATTGGTGCCGCGGGTGGCATCGGTCAAGCCCTAGCTCTTTTACTGAAGAACCGCCTGCCAGCGGGTTCAGATTTAGCCCTATACGATATTGCTCCTGTTACTCCTGGTGTTGCTGCGGATCTAAGCCATATTCCAACGCCAGTTTCGATCAAAGGTTACGCGGGTGAAGATCCAACTCCTGCACTTGAAGGTGCGGATGTGGTGCTGATCTCGGCTGGTGTGGCACGTAAACCTGGTATGGATCGCGCCGATCTGTTTAATGTCAACGCTGGCATCGTAAAAGCACTGGCGGAACGTATTGCGGTCGTTTGTCCAACGGCGTGTGTTGGTATTATCACCAACCCAGTGAACACAACCGTGCCAATCGCCGCTGAAGTACTCAAGAAAGCTGGCGTTTATGACAAGCGCAAACTGTTTGGTGTGACCACGCTGGATGTGATTCGTTCTGAAACTTTTGTCGCTGAACTAAAAGGTAAAAACCCTAATGAAGTCCGCGTTCCGGTTATCGGTGGTCACTCAGGCGTAACCATCTTACCGCTACTTTCTCAGGTGGAAGGTGTTGAATTTACCGATGAAGAAGTTGCAGCGCTGACGAAACGTATTCAAAACGCAGGTACTGAAGTGGTTGAAGCTAAAGCGGGTGGCGGCTCAGCGACTCTCTCTATGGGGCAAGCTGCATGTCGTTTTGGCCTTGCGTTAGTGAAAGCGCTTCAGGGGGAGGAAGTGGTTGAATACGCATACGTCGAAGGCAATGGCGAGCATACCAGCTTCTTCGCGCAGCCAGTCAAACTGGGTAAGAACGGCGTAGAAGAGATCCTACCATATGGCGAACTCAGCGCATTTGAGCAAGCCGCTCTTGATGGCATGCTGGATACGCTACAAGGCGACATCCAAATCGGTGTTGATTTCGTTAAGTAA